The Methanothrix soehngenii GP6 genome has a window encoding:
- a CDS encoding MTH865 family protein, with translation MSAKDEIHAQIVGALKEAKFPIKTPEELMAALPQGAATKCKAGDVEITAGDAGKVLKASDFPFKDARQVADVIVKRAGL, from the coding sequence ATGAGTGCAAAAGACGAGATACATGCCCAAATTGTTGGTGCCTTAAAGGAAGCAAAGTTTCCCATAAAAACGCCTGAAGAGCTTATGGCTGCCCTGCCCCAGGGTGCTGCCACCAAATGCAAGGCAGGAGACGTGGAAATTACAGCGGGCGATGCAGGAAAGGTCTTGAAAGCCAGCGATTTCCCATTTAAAGATGCCAGGCAGGTGGCCGACGTAATCGTCAAGCGTGCCGGGCTCTGA
- a CDS encoding NAD(P)H-dependent oxidoreductase has translation MNVSLILAHPNQGSFNHAIAIAAINALDGNGHSVRFHDLYRERFDPVLPYGEIPKGADIDSNLMKHCGEIVSADGIIIVHPNWWGMPPAILKGWVDRVIRPGVAYEFLEGDSGEGVPRGLLKARKALVFNTSNTFPDREREAFGDPLQRLWKDCIFGLCGVEEFYRKTYCVIATSTPVKRTAWLEDAEDTVAEIFPKDRNR, from the coding sequence ATGAATGTCTCACTTATCCTCGCTCACCCCAACCAGGGAAGCTTCAACCATGCCATAGCTATTGCAGCCATCAACGCCCTTGACGGCAACGGCCACAGCGTCAGATTTCACGACCTCTACCGGGAACGATTCGATCCTGTGCTGCCTTATGGGGAGATTCCCAAAGGCGCGGATATAGATTCAAATCTTATGAAGCATTGCGGTGAGATCGTCTCTGCAGATGGGATCATAATCGTCCACCCCAACTGGTGGGGCATGCCTCCCGCCATCCTCAAGGGATGGGTGGACAGGGTGATCCGGCCGGGGGTAGCTTACGAATTTTTGGAGGGGGACAGCGGCGAAGGAGTGCCAAGGGGCCTCTTGAAAGCCAGAAAGGCGCTGGTGTTCAACACCTCCAACACCTTCCCGGACCGGGAGCGCGAGGCTTTTGGCGATCCACTGCAGAGGCTGTGGAAGGACTGCATCTTTGGGCTCTGCGGGGTGGAGGAGTTCTATCGGAAGACCTATTGTGTGATTGCGACCAGCACGCCGGTTAAGAGAACTGCCTGGCTGGAGGATGCAGAAGATACAGTGGCAGAGATCTTTCCCAAAGATAGGAATAGGTAA
- a CDS encoding oligosaccharyl transferase, archaeosortase A system-associated translates to MDEGKRSEPVELIAVLVFGFLLKLFAGRNSLTEHGIVFPGYDEYYHMRRILYGTSNFPDTLWFDTYLNYPHGFSITWPPLFDQISAALCIALGQHTKEGVEMTAAFVPVIIGLLAMVVVYYIMRELFDHRIALLASFMTALAPYYLLYTMVAATDHHSLEVLFQLLSLLFMVLAFSRPDKRWLYASAAGVALAALAYTWQGADVYFGAYLLFAAFGMSLELRQEKPNLNIVSTLLVAFFLALILVLPFRNTPWMSPSFLGLAAIFVALAIMLALAHIIAKRSISWKAFPLAILAIFIISLLLSKILGGFFGLEGLIRTGMGYIWGGEMIGKIGEAEPLIYDLDTLSQVVFSWLGLNILFSLAGAAAIVVYMRKEERRMQQSLLLLLIWAVFSILLTLGQGRFLYISTIFMGMLISILIFYALDRLKKFQEERGAKLHRALAAAIILLLVLPTAIDAFNFASNSPPAIAGDWQDSLFWLKENSDPTSHFADPEEIPEYSVMSWWDYGNWILYLSERPVVANNFQTGIEDAVKFYLAEDEKEATEIMDARGARYVFADFGIAYGKLPSLTEWADEDISSYMALEEYGAQLSAKPKERFFNTTLGKLYLADGTGMGRFRLIHESSTIMGNVGKSRVMIFQYVPGALLKIHTGRDGNGMALLNMTSNMDRRFVYLNQATWNGDALEVRVPYSTEREHEVHATDPYMVFSVHGDDVKAQMVEVSEEDVLQGRTIDINF, encoded by the coding sequence ATGGATGAGGGGAAGAGAAGCGAGCCGGTTGAGCTGATAGCAGTCCTTGTCTTCGGCTTCTTGTTGAAGCTCTTTGCAGGAAGGAACTCACTTACCGAACATGGGATAGTATTCCCGGGCTACGATGAATACTATCATATGCGCAGGATACTCTATGGGACCAGCAACTTTCCTGATACGCTATGGTTTGATACCTACCTGAACTACCCTCATGGCTTTTCCATAACCTGGCCCCCGCTCTTCGACCAGATCTCCGCTGCCCTATGCATCGCTTTGGGCCAGCATACAAAAGAGGGGGTGGAGATGACGGCGGCCTTTGTGCCTGTCATCATCGGTCTGCTGGCGATGGTCGTCGTTTACTATATCATGCGAGAGCTCTTCGATCACAGAATTGCCCTTCTGGCAAGCTTCATGACCGCTCTCGCCCCCTACTACCTCCTCTATACTATGGTTGCCGCCACCGACCATCACTCTTTGGAGGTGTTGTTTCAGCTCCTCTCTCTCCTGTTCATGGTCCTCGCATTCTCCCGGCCGGATAAGAGATGGCTCTACGCTTCTGCGGCAGGTGTGGCACTGGCCGCCCTGGCATATACCTGGCAGGGCGCAGATGTCTACTTCGGGGCGTATCTGCTATTCGCAGCATTTGGTATGAGCCTGGAACTGCGCCAGGAAAAGCCAAACCTGAACATCGTCTCAACGCTGCTTGTAGCCTTTTTCCTCGCCCTTATACTCGTTTTGCCCTTCAGGAATACCCCCTGGATGTCACCCTCATTCCTGGGATTGGCAGCCATATTCGTCGCCCTGGCCATCATGCTGGCACTGGCACACATTATCGCTAAGAGGAGCATATCCTGGAAGGCATTCCCATTGGCCATCCTCGCCATATTCATTATATCATTGCTGCTCTCAAAGATATTGGGCGGATTCTTTGGACTGGAGGGTCTGATCCGAACGGGAATGGGATACATCTGGGGAGGGGAGATGATCGGCAAGATTGGAGAGGCAGAACCGCTCATCTATGACCTTGATACGTTATCTCAGGTGGTCTTCTCCTGGCTGGGACTGAACATCCTATTCTCCCTAGCAGGAGCAGCCGCCATAGTAGTCTATATGCGAAAAGAAGAAAGAAGAATGCAGCAGAGCCTGCTTCTCCTTCTGATATGGGCAGTCTTCTCCATCCTTCTCACCCTGGGACAGGGCAGATTTCTGTACATCTCCACGATATTCATGGGCATGCTGATAAGCATACTGATATTCTATGCCCTGGATCGCCTTAAGAAGTTCCAGGAGGAGAGGGGCGCAAAGCTCCACAGGGCCCTGGCAGCAGCCATCATCCTGCTTCTTGTCCTGCCGACGGCAATTGATGCCTTCAACTTCGCCAGCAATTCGCCACCTGCGATCGCAGGCGACTGGCAGGACTCTCTATTCTGGCTGAAGGAGAACAGCGACCCAACCAGCCACTTTGCCGATCCGGAAGAGATCCCTGAGTACAGCGTGATGAGCTGGTGGGACTATGGCAACTGGATCCTCTATCTATCTGAAAGGCCGGTGGTGGCGAACAACTTCCAGACCGGAATAGAGGATGCGGTGAAGTTCTATCTGGCAGAGGACGAGAAGGAAGCGACGGAGATAATGGATGCCAGAGGTGCCAGGTACGTCTTTGCCGATTTCGGCATTGCCTATGGCAAGCTGCCCTCCCTCACAGAATGGGCGGATGAGGATATCAGCAGCTATATGGCCCTGGAGGAGTACGGCGCTCAGCTCTCAGCCAAACCCAAAGAGAGGTTCTTCAACACCACATTGGGCAAGCTCTATCTAGCAGACGGAACAGGCATGGGCCGGTTCCGCCTGATCCACGAGTCGAGCACTATCATGGGAAATGTAGGAAAGAGCAGGGTTATGATCTTCCAGTATGTTCCCGGAGCGTTGCTGAAAATCCATACCGGCCGGGATGGAAATGGCATGGCTTTGCTCAATATGACCTCCAATATGGATAGGAGGTTCGTCTACCTCAACCAGGCCACCTGGAATGGAGATGCACTTGAGGTAAGAGTCCCCTATTCCACCGAGAGAGAGCATGAGGTCCATGCAACTGACCCGTATATGGTGTTCTCAGTGCATGGAGACGATGTGAAGGCACAGATGGTTGAGGTGAGCGAGGAGGATGTTCTCCAGGGAAGAACCATTGATATCAACTTTTAA
- a CDS encoding winged helix-turn-helix domain-containing protein, with product MNADLLKDVNAIKSKLDIMHEDMKRFMERSNQQHLNSIVDGCRSDFFDVIRGYATDEIESSLEGKISKDCHMKNACKALFSDLLNSSLDQIKRGEVSADSINDAKSKLEEMRRKSPYDQCKTCFSEVARLLDKQIDLMRSLRVYRENDLTGESMESLPEKETVVELLEPLSNKQRLQILKALFAETKTFSALAELTGLRGGNLLFHLQKLQNGGMILQRNERGDYMISEKGYRALRGVAELYSDLGSKRISSEPIKRP from the coding sequence ATGAATGCGGATCTTCTGAAGGATGTCAACGCCATAAAGTCGAAGCTAGATATCATGCACGAAGACATGAAGAGGTTCATGGAACGCTCAAATCAGCAGCACTTGAATTCTATTGTCGATGGCTGCAGAAGCGATTTTTTTGATGTAATCCGGGGATACGCAACCGATGAGATAGAGAGCAGCTTGGAAGGCAAGATATCGAAGGACTGTCATATGAAAAATGCTTGCAAAGCGCTGTTCTCAGATCTTCTGAATAGCAGCCTGGATCAGATAAAAAGGGGCGAGGTATCAGCGGATTCCATCAACGATGCGAAATCGAAGCTGGAAGAGATGCGCAGGAAGTCTCCTTATGATCAGTGCAAAACATGCTTTTCTGAGGTGGCCAGGCTATTGGATAAGCAGATAGATCTGATGCGTTCGCTTAGGGTATACCGAGAAAATGATTTGACGGGTGAATCGATGGAGTCCCTTCCCGAAAAAGAGACTGTCGTCGAGCTCCTCGAGCCCCTGAGCAATAAACAGAGACTGCAAATTCTAAAGGCCCTTTTCGCTGAGACGAAGACCTTTTCTGCCCTTGCTGAGCTCACAGGATTGCGGGGCGGCAATCTGCTCTTCCACTTGCAGAAGCTGCAGAATGGAGGAATGATTTTGCAAAGAAATGAGAGAGGGGACTATATGATTAGCGAGAAGGGATATCGAGCCCTCAGGGGAGTTGCAGAGTTATATTCGGACCTGGGCTCGAAAAGGATCAGCTCCGAACCGATAAAAAGGCCATAG
- a CDS encoding COG1470 family protein, with the protein MRICLIITIAMLILTVCQVQATVEDPGMELGDVSATWSGPSTPSIPNYLPSPCSGDSGALSVDVSLTGPESEADKSYTTQGKELDFVVTVTNEGSTDADVEVCVKPMDCALDWFGWTRSPMNIPAGGSRSQTLTVQPDINAVAGKYRFAVEASAKCRTSASREATFRVQAYDYASETAISGSGQFLMNKDLRSMESGIKSNKDVIFSGSVDALVKNEYMVDDARGKNANFVEQDAVDNYNAVAIGDALVGTESFKSSAIFGGVGSKIRETYDLQQMEFKSQDFTLHQTGSLKKTAEFQTADNFTGYYLLDAKQSIPGQKSLKEIEEYFGSFEINRRILFRNNAESEPACQNGDCEGIATPAVDTSKKMPVASPCTSSSCYNFVNRLNNFGQKA; encoded by the coding sequence ATGAGAATATGTCTGATCATTACAATAGCAATGTTGATCCTGACAGTATGCCAGGTGCAGGCTACGGTTGAGGATCCGGGAATGGAGTTGGGTGATGTTTCTGCCACTTGGTCGGGTCCCTCTACTCCATCCATTCCCAACTATCTGCCCAGTCCCTGTTCAGGAGATTCCGGGGCTCTATCGGTAGATGTCAGTCTAACCGGGCCTGAATCGGAGGCGGACAAGTCATATACCACTCAGGGAAAGGAATTGGACTTCGTGGTTACTGTAACCAATGAGGGCTCAACTGATGCAGATGTTGAGGTTTGCGTCAAGCCAATGGACTGCGCCCTGGATTGGTTTGGCTGGACCAGAAGCCCTATGAATATACCTGCCGGAGGGTCCCGCTCCCAAACCCTGACCGTGCAGCCGGATATCAATGCCGTAGCCGGGAAGTACAGGTTTGCGGTTGAGGCATCGGCCAAATGCCGCACTTCAGCCTCTAGGGAGGCAACGTTCAGAGTGCAGGCATACGACTACGCCTCAGAGACCGCTATCAGTGGATCAGGACAGTTCCTGATGAACAAGGACCTGAGGTCGATGGAATCTGGTATCAAGTCCAACAAGGACGTGATATTCAGCGGCAGCGTGGATGCTCTGGTCAAGAACGAGTACATGGTGGATGATGCAAGGGGAAAGAATGCCAACTTCGTTGAGCAGGATGCAGTCGATAACTACAATGCAGTGGCCATTGGAGATGCACTTGTGGGAACGGAGAGCTTCAAGAGCTCTGCCATATTCGGCGGGGTCGGCTCCAAGATCCGGGAAACCTATGATTTGCAGCAGATGGAGTTCAAGAGCCAGGATTTCACACTGCATCAGACTGGATCTTTGAAGAAGACCGCTGAGTTCCAGACGGCGGATAACTTCACTGGATATTACCTCTTAGATGCCAAGCAATCTATCCCCGGCCAGAAGAGCCTTAAAGAGATTGAGGAGTACTTCGGATCCTTTGAGATCAACAGGAGGATTCTCTTCCGCAATAATGCTGAATCAGAGCCCGCCTGTCAGAATGGAGACTGCGAGGGAATAGCCACTCCCGCAGTCGATACTTCCAAGAAGATGCCGGTCGCCAGTCCCTGTACGAGCAGCTCATGCTATAACTTCGTAAATAGGCTGAATAATTTCGGCCAAAAGGCATAA